Genomic segment of Mastomys coucha isolate ucsf_1 unplaced genomic scaffold, UCSF_Mcou_1 pScaffold5, whole genome shotgun sequence:
CAGGAaagttggggcaggaactcaagatagaaatctggaggcaggaattgatgcaGGGGACGCGGAGGAACTCTGCTTGCTGGTTTGCAcggcatggcttgctcagcctaccttCTTACAGTGCATCAGACCACCAGTTTAGGAGTGACactgctcccccctccccaccccctgctcctgGGACCTGTGCCTtcccatcaatcaagaaaatgcaccacaggcttgcacAGGCCAGaatgatggaagcattttctcaattgaggttccctcttcccaaatggcAATCGTTTATGTCAAGCTGACTTAAAAGTAGTGCAGACTGGTTTGCCTTCGTTACGATTTTCTGGTGCcttgtgtaggccagaagaggcgGTTGGACTctttggacctggagttacagaggggtGTGAGCCGACATGTGGCTGCTCACATGGGttatcaaacctaggtcctctggaagagcagccagtgctctcagctcctagccatctctccagtcctctcctctcctcctctcccctctccctctctctccccctcttcacttctttctagacagggtttctctgtgtgccctggctgtcctggaactggctctgttctggctggccttgaactcagagatctgcttacctctgcctctgagcagggggactaaaggtgtgagtcGCCTTCACCCCAGCTCACACTCATTTCCTAATACAATCCAGCTCTTCCCTTCACAGTCTGTGCCTTGCCTTTCACCCACTCTCTGCATCCTTTCCCACAGTGCCTCTCCATCTACCTCTATACAGACGTCCCCATTCATAGCATGTCACTCAGTACTGGCCCTATATGAGAGAATCTCATCGCTCTTGcttgcctatttatttattccatcctcaccacagttttccctccctcccagttcccccaGCCCCGaatccattcctcttccccttctcctcagaaaagagcaggcctctcatGGATATTGATCAGCCATGGCAtctcaagttgcagtaagactaggcacctcctcttcTAGTaaggcctgattttttttttctctaaaaaaacagttcttgccgggcagtggtggcacgtgcttttaatcctagcacttgggaggcagaggcaggcagatttctgagttcaaggccagcctggtctacagagtgagttctaggacagccagggctacacagagaaacctcgtctcgaaaaaccaaaaaaacaaaacaaaaaacaaaaaaacaaaaccaattcttTGCTGTTCAATTCCAAACACAAAGGGGCATCTGTGTGCATGCCTTCTCGTGAACTGGTGTTGGCATGGTAGTACCAACTGTTGAGGCAGAACTGTTGATATTTTATTGCTTGGTTGGTGGAGATAGATGCCAGGACCTTATAAACCCTTTTCCCACTAAGCTATGGCCCAGCCCCTGCGTGTTTAATAGGTCTTCCAAACTCTCCTCACATGTACCGTATACCCTAGGCCTCTTTCACGAAGGGAATAGCTGAGCTTCCCACCGAAATAGTGCCGTTTCCTGCCCAGCACAGGAAGTTAAGCAGTGCAGGGAAGGTGGGTTCCCAGACTGAAGAGGGAATCTTACAGACTGGTACTGAGCAAATTGGTGACCTGGAGCCCAGTTTCTGCTTGTCACATGGGGATAATCCTGCCACACCTGCCCCTGGAGGCTGTTCCTCTGTTTAATGATGGTACTCTCTCTTCTGCAGTTGTGTGGACCTGGATGAACGAGGCTGCCCAGCAGAGCAGagagccaggtaggcctgagCCCCAGAGGTACCCCTGTACTCCACCGACTCCTTCATTGGCCTCGGTGGGCAGTAATGAAGAGAGAAATTACCCATTGCCTCTTTCCTTAGCTCATTCTTTctctattgatttttatttcaacaAGCAGATACAGACTTGTTCAGGATGCTGTGGGgtaagggatgctgggaaatgaagtTCCCTAGGAACGCAGGCTGGGTCCAAGCTCCTAGAACTGCAGTGTGCAGAGCCTCATAGTATCCCAGCTGGGCAGCTAGAAGCTCCCAGGATGCGggtgttgtgttttctttgcacTCAGGTGGAGAGTCAGGCAAATCTAGGGTGGCTTAGAGCTCTCTGGTGTGTGCTGTGAACCACACCAGTGCAGAAAGGGTGTAAACTGAGGCCGTGAGGCCCAGATCTGGAGGGCAGGGTAGGGGTCTTGACCCCTGGGCCCCAGGACTCTGGTTTGCCAGAGGAGAGCTTTAGAAGGGAGAAAAGCAGTCTAGGGTATGCTCTAAAGAGCTGCTGTTTGCCTGTGAGGCAGACATTAGATGCTGGCTGTAACGACAAGCCTCGTGTAGAGCAAGAAGGGAGCAAGGATGACAAAAATGTGTTCTGCCTGGACATGGTGGCAGACACCTGTGacctcagtgcttgggagacCGAGGCACATGGATTGTGagtacaaagccagcctgggctcttaTCATGAGGTAGCTTCAAAACTAAGCATACCAACAAATAATGGTCTGGTGAATGTCAGCGACCCTGTGTGCCCCAAGATGAGCGGAGTCATAGATGAGTGTTTCATGGAGAAATAAGGGTTCTGGGAACTTAGGGGCAACTGCAAGGCAGGGGAAACCATGGCTCCTTGAAGAATGCTTTGGCTAGTACCTGAGAGTCTTGGGGTACACATTATTACTGGACCCTATTTCATGTGAGGCAGAAGCCCCTGGGGGTAGGCTATACAGTGGAGGTTAACAAGGTCTTTGGTGGTTATCTCCTGTGACGTTTACTCTGGCTCTGTTTCCAGCCCAGTGACATTCATCATTGCAACTGTGGTGGGCGTCCTGTTGTTCCTGATCATAGTGGTGGTCGTTGGAATCCTAATCAAACGAAGGCGACAGAAGATCCGGAAGTATACAATGCGTAGGCTGCTGCAGGAAACTGAGGTGAGACATGGCAAGGGCCTCctagtgctcccccacccccaaccccaagctTTGCAGCTTCCTCAGCATGGCACTCACCCTACCACCCTCTCCCTCCAGCTAGTGGAGCCGCTGACGCCCAGTGGAGCCGTGCCCAACCAGGCTCAGATGAGGATCCTGAAAGAGACGGAGCTAAGGAAGGTGAAGGTGCTTGGATCAGGAGCTTTCGGCACTGTCTACAAGGTCAGGAGGGACCAGGTTCTAGCATGGGTGGATCTAGGGGAAGAGCATGCTCCAGAGACTGGAGTGGGCCAAGGTAGAGGCTGGGGAAGGCTGCTTCTCAGTGGCTTGCTGGGGACCAGCTAGATCTGGAACAAAGCCTGACTCAagtccttctctttcccctcaggGCATCTGGATCCCAGATGGGGAGAATGTGAAAATCCCCGTGGCCATCAAGGTGTTGAGGGAAAACACATCTCCTAAAGCTAACAAAGAAATCCTAGATGTAAGCCCCACCCCCTCGCTATGGGGATGTGAGGAGCCCTCCTCTTCAACATCCCCATTGGGATTGTGAagattcccctcccctcccccctttccctctcccttggGAATGTGAGGAGCCCCTAGGTGCAGACCTGGGCTGCTTTTTCTTCATCAGGGTTTGAAATGGAAGCTCCTAAACCTTGACTCTTAATCTTCCTAGTCTGGAGACCCTGGTTGTAGCCCGTGAGGGATGGGTGATTGTCTCCGGGAGAGGAGAGTGGATGGGAGGTGGTTTCCTGTATCCCTCTGTTTCCTTGTCTGCAGGAAGCTTATGTGATGGCTGGTGTGGGTTCTCCCTATGTGTCCCGCCTCCTGGGCATCTGCCTGACATCCACAGTGCAGCTGGTGACACAGCTTATGCCCTATGGTTGCCTTCTGGACCATGTCCGAGAACACCGAGGTCGCCTAGGCTCCCAGGACCTGCTCAACTGGTGTGTTCAGATCGCCAAGGTGTGTGttttgggagaggaggaggaggaggaggagggagaggaggagggagaggagggagaggaagagggagaggaagaggagagagagggagatgatcTGCTGGCTCTGCAGATCCTTTGGGGGCAAATCCCTGCCTTCATCTGGGGCCAGGATGAGGTGGGAGTGCCCCTAAGGTGAGAGTTAGACTCACATTTCACACTGGCGCCCTCTGTCCAGGGGATGAGCTACCTGGAGGATGTGCGGCTCGTTCACAGGGACCTCGCTGCCCGGAACGTGCTCGTCAAGAGTCCCAATCACGTCAAGATTACAGACTTCGGGCTGGCTCGGCTGCTGGACATTGATGAGACAGAATACCATGCAGATGGGGGCAAGgttggaggaaagagaagaggagggagaggaggaggaggaggaggaggaagaggagggagaggaggaggaggagggagaggaggagggaaNNNNNNNNNNNNNNNNNNNNNNNNNNNNNNNNNNNNNNNNNNNNNNNNNNNNNNNNNNNNNNNNNNNNNNNNNNNNNNNNNNNNNNNNNNNNNNNNNNNNNNNNNNNNNNNNNNNNNNNNNNNNNNNNNNNNNNNNNNNNNNNNNNNNNNNNNNNNNNNNNNNNNNNNNNNNNNNNNNNNNNNNNNNNNNNNNNNNNNNNNNNNNNNNNNNNNNNNNNNNNNNNNNNNNNNaggagggagaggaggaggaggagggagaggaggagggagaggaggaaggagaggaagagggagaggaggaggagggagaggaggggcaggTTGGATTGGTATCTGGCCTTTGGGAGAACTTGGAGAAGGTTCACCTTCCTTACCACAGCCAGTCAGGACTTCTTGCTCTGCATTCCCAGGTACCCATCAAGTGGATGGCATTGGAATCTATTCTTAGACGCCGGTTCACCCATCAGAGTGATGTGTGGAGCTATGGTGTGTGGAGGTGGTGATAGGGAGGGCTGGATGAGTAGCCATGGCAGGGTGGGATACAGGCAGAAGCATGAGGgtggggatggaaggaaggggaggatggTTGCTTATGTCCACGCTGTGCAGTCTTGTGGCCACCTGGGGAGTGAGGAGACTGGGTAGACCCTATCTCTTGGTGCAGCCCCTTCCTTTGCACAGCCACACTTCCTCTGTTCCCCCACTCCTGATATCTGTCTGTCCTAGGCGTGACTGTGTGGGAGCTGATGACTTTTGGGGCCAAACCTTACGATGGGATCCCAGCCCGGGAGATCCCTGATTTGCTGGAGAAGGGAGAACGCCTACCTCAGCCTCCAATCTGCACCATCGATGTCTACATGATCATGGTCAAATGTACGTGGCAGGGTTGAACCTCAGGCAGAGGAAAGGTGGGAGGGCCTGTGTGTGGGCACTCACAGGCTGGTGTCCTGGAGGGAGCCTCGAAGGTGCTTTACCTATTCACGGCGGAAGTCCTGCAAGAGGACAGGTGTTGAGAGGAGAGATGGCAGTTTAAACGGAGGACCCTAGCAATGCTCCAGGGTTATGCCTCAAGCCCCAAGAGTGCAGTTGTGTTCCACCATGTGAGGACTTTCAGCTTAGCCAGGGTTGTCTAGGCCAGGCTGGTCCTCAGTGGGTCCTGGGACAAAGATGCTGAACTTTCTCCTGCCCTAGGTTGGATGATTGACTCTGAATGTCGTCCGAGATTCCGGGAGTTGGTATCAGAATTCTCCCGTATGGCGAGAGACCCTCAGCGCTTTGTGGTCATCCAGgtactgggccctcccacactaCTCCTGTCTGACAGCATCCTTTCTCCTGCAGGGATAACCCCCACCTCTAGCCTTAGCTTGGCAGACCCTTCCAGGGAACTAAACACCGGGCTGGAAGGGTTGTCATCTTgtgtctccccttccttcctagAACGAGGACTTGGGCCCCTCCAGCCCCATGGACAGCACCTTCTACCGTTCACTGCTGGAGGATGATGACATGGGGGATCTGGTCGATGCTGAAGAGTATCTGGTACCCCAGCAGGGATTTTTCTCCCCAGACCCTGCCCCAGGCACTGGGAGCACAGCCCACCGCAGACACCGCAGCTCATCCACCAGGGTCAGTGCCCATCTTGGAATAGGGGTGGTCCTGCCCTTTGAGCTCCCCCACTCTCACCTTTCCTGAAGATCCCATTACCATGGCTGCTTTCCAACCCTTTCCAACCCATTGTCTCCATCACTGCTCCCACTGTGACCCGCGCTTCTCTCCTGGGACCCTGTTGTTCCCCTCCCAGGCTCCTCTAAGCAGTTCCCATCACGACCCTACCCTCTCTTACCCCAGAGTGGAGGTGGTGAGCTGACACTGGGCCTGGAGCCCCCTGAAGAAGATCCCCCCAGATCTCCACTGGCTCCCTCCGAAGGGGCTGGCTCCGACGTGTTTGATGGTGACCTGGCAGTGGGGGTAACCAAAGGGCTGCAGAGCCTCTCTCCACATGACCTCAGCCCTCTACAGCGGTACAGCGAGGATCCCACGTTACCTCTGCCCCCGGAGACTGATGGCTACGTTGCTCCCCTGGCCTGCAGCCCCCAGCCCGGTATGGAATGCAGGCCTAAGAGactgggtgggaggagaggggagttgAGAACCCTCAGGCCACACCCACTGAGGGGCAATGGTGGGTCAGGGATATCTTGACCCTTTCCCCTAACaactcctcttctctcctcagagTATGTGAACCAGCCAGAGGTTCGACCTCAGCCTCCCTTGACCCCAGAGGGTCCTCCGCCTCCTGTCCGACCTGGGGGTGCTACTTTAGAAAGACCCAAGACCCTCTCTCCTGGGAAGAATGGGGTTGTCAAAGACGTTTTTGCCTTTGGGGGTGCTGTGGAGAACCCTGAATACTTAGCACCCAGAGAAGGCACCGCCTCTCAGCCCCACCCTTCTCCTGCCTTCAGCCCAGCCTTTGACAACCTCTATTATTGGGACCAGAACTCATCGGAACAGGGGCCTCCACCAAGTACCTTTGAAGGGACCCCCACTGCAGAGAACCCTGAGTACCTAGGCCTGGATGTGCCAGTATGAGATCACGTGTACAGACGTCCTGTGTCTTCAGAGTGGGGGAGGCCTGACTTGTGGTCTCCTTCGCCACAAAGCAGGGAGAGGGTCCTCCGGCCACATTACATCCAGGGCAGCCGGCTATGCCACGAACCTGCCCTAAGGAACCTCCTGGCTGCTTCAATCCTGAGTGGCTAAGAGGGCCCCACCTGGCTGGAAGAGCGAGCACACTCGATAGCCTCAGTGGATTACAGACCCTGCCCTGACAGACTATAGGGTCCAGTGCGCATCCTGGCCATGGCTCCTTACCTGGCCTGGCTCTCCTGGTTCTGAGGACTGAGGGACGCTCAGCCTAGAAGGGAAGAGGCCCCCAAGGGAATATCCTGGGACCCGGACAAGCCACTAGGACTGAGACATGTGCACCCCGAGAACGGGGCAGCACTTACCTCCTGGTCTTTGTACAGAgtgtattttgttctgtttttacttttgttttttgtttttgtttttttttaaaagatgagataAGGATACGGTAGGAGAGTGGGTGCTATATGGAAGTTAGCAAGtggtgtctctctttctccatttgcAATGAGATTTGTCAAATAGCTGGGGCCCCAGCCTATGTCTGGGGAGTGGTCCCTGGCCAGACCGTACCGCTCACCTGACATACGGCTCCTCCTGGAGGAAAGTGTGTACAGATCTTCCAAAAGTTTGAGATGGACTGGCTTTGGGGTCGAGGGACCGGGAAGTCAGAATTCCTTTCTGAAGATCCTTTGGCAACAGGGCCATTCTCCACGGGACACACTCATTCCAAGGCCGCCCCCCCAGAACGAAGTCCTTTCCTCCCAGTGGGAGAGTGGAGCTTGAGGAGAGCACTGTCCTGTGACTCGCTTTCCTTGCCTTAGAGAGGAGGAAGGATCTGCCCAGGAAAACCCCGCCCACTCGGTGTTAACAGGGCCGGACTGACCTGTGTGCTCCCACACAGGCTGGACATAAACACGAGCCAGTTGACACAAGCGTGTGTATTGTAGTTACTCTTTATTGCCAAGACACTGCCTGGGACTCACGGAACATAAGTTATAGCAACTGTGGCATCTGCAAGGTATTGCCACGCTTGGGGGGAAGAGGACCACACTGCAGAGGGCACAGATCCCCGGAAAGGGACGAGAGGAGACGGTGCAAATGTCCACGGAGAACATCTCTTTTCTGCCTTGGACCACAGAAATGTCTAGTCCCTCCTTGTGCCCAAAGAGGCAAAGTGAAGTTAGGGCCTTAGCTACCTAGGGCTGAGTGAGGAGCTAAAGGTAAAGGGGATTCCTAGCGTAACTGCAAGGAAACAAAGGTTTAAACCCCAGAACCAAGCTTCTGAGAATCGCTTTTAGTCACAGGATGACACAGGGTGGCCGGCTGTTGGTGATCTTTTCTAAGGGTTCTCCATTGCTGGCTTTTCGGATGGCTTCCATGAGCTAGTGGACAGAGACATGGGCCAGTGTCGCGCATAGGGGAGGAGGGTGCATCTCGTCTCAGTCACCCTCCCGATGGGCATTAAATACTCACGTCTTTTTCATAAGGAAACCCCCCATTCTCCAGCTTGGAGAACACCAGCTGTCCATTGATCTCAATCTCGAAGGCCCCTGATAGGAAATAAACACAAGAATGAGCTAAGAACGGGTAGAAGTTCAGGGAGGTCCTTGGCACTACTGAGAGTCAAGACACAGTCTCTGCAGACACCATTCGACACCCGTTTTTCAGATCCGGTCCTTAAGCCATTCAGCCCAAGAATCTAGGGAGTCCTTACCGGTCTTTCTTACCCGCCATTAAGAGTTCCTTCACTCCAAACCCACAGTAGGCATTTTCGCTATGTGTCAAGACATTGCTAGGGGTTTTCTATACAGCGGCCAATGTCAGCTCTAGAAGGTAGGAGAGCTGAAGTTTATAACGTGGACTGACTCAGCAGGTGCTCTGCGGACCTCACCTGTCCCCCCGAGTCGCGACTCAATCTCGATGCCCGGATACTCCTCCTTCACGGCGCTCGCCAGCTCCAGGTAGGTCGCCTCAAAGCCGCAGGGTttactggggagaagagagacGTGGGGTGAGCTGGGGTTCCGGGGGTGGGGCCTCCCGTAGACAAGAGGCTCCTGTTCAACCCGAGTGGCTCACCAGTACTCCACCACGATGTGGACTCCActgcctgcttccacctccccgGGAGGGGGCACTACGGACACCTGCCCCGGCTCCCCACTCATTGCTGCCCGCTCCGTTGCAGGGCTGCTTCCGGGTGTGACGACACTCCAAAGTCACGTGGGAGGGGCGTGGCCACGGACCTCGCATTGCGTCTGGGCGCCCTCTGCCGTCGGCTGGTACTGTTACATCTTGATCCAGCTACAGAGCGATTATCCTGGACCAGCACTGATCTGGGTCCTGTGAGCGCTGGATTTCTTTGGCATCCAATACTCACTGGACGTCATGGATTTGCTTACTAACGAACTGCTTCTGATTGCAAAGCTATTTTCCATTAACAAAAGACAAGAGAAGATGGGGCAAGCGGCCGAGGTAGCTGATGGTTTGTGATGGTTGCTATTTCCCACTAGCACGATGATAGCATTTGAAACCACACCATAGttacatctctttctctctcttttttaaacttttaacattttaattccgtatatatgtgtgtaagtgtgaattTGTGCACGCGAGGGCATCTTTCAAACTtactcaatttatttatttgtggatgAGTGTGTATTGGAGGTGGGGAACCATGCCACAGCTTGCTGCTTTTGAAGGCCAGAGTACAGCACCTTTCAGCGTTCGGTCTCCTCcatctatcatgtgggtcccagggattgaactccgAATGTCAGGCTCTGTCTCAAAGGTCTGTCTCTTACGGGTTAAGTGTCTTCTTTTGACTCTGAAATGCCCGGCACCCACTTTATGCACACTCCCAGCCTCTTGCTAAGAGTATCATTGAACCCAGTTTGTAATTCTGGAAATGGAGGCAGCCTAGGTCCTCCCCGCCTCTTCTGTCCCTGAAGCACCACTACAGTATCATAACAAGTCACCCATTCTGGTGTCCCTTGAGACTGTTCATTGTTTGCTCGGCTTGTGTTTGCTGAGTTCTGTCATCATGCATCCAGTTACAGGACATTTCCATCGATCTAATAAGGTCTTTCCTGTTTGCAATCCACTAGCTTCCAACTCTAGTCCCAAGCAATCGCTGATCTGCTCTCTATAAACTTTTCTGGACATTTCACATAAATGGATCCTTGCAGCATGTGACGTTTGCTCTGTTGTATCCAGTGCTGTGTACCAAgagttccttttttttaaaaaaagatttatttattattataaatgagtacactgtagctgtcttcagacaccagaagagggcatcagatttcattatgggtggttgtgagccaccatgtggttgctgggatttgaactcaggacctttggaagagcagactgtgctcttaccctctgagccatctcaccagcccaagagttCCTTTTTTATTGATGAATACTATTTCATTCTGTTGTATAGATATAGCACAGATTATTTATCCATTAACATTAATCTGGGTTTCTTtgagttttgtctgttttgagtaATGCTGCTATAAATGTCTTGTAGATGCCTTTGTATGGATGCGTGCTGCCATTTCTCTTAGGTTCCTTAGAGTAGAATTAAAAGTATTGGGCTGCCTGGGAAATTTATATTTAACTCGTTATGGATTGCCTACCTGCACGGTTTTTATTTCTAAGCAGCTGTATCATTTTACACCACCAATAGCAACACAGTACACAAGGATTTGTTCTTCATAGCCACAACACAGTACACAaggatttgttctttttttaaaaaaaaaatatttatttatttaatgcatgtgaataactgtagttgtacagatggttgtgagccttcatatggttgttgggaattgaatttctaggacttctgctcactctggtcaaccctgttGGCTCTGGTTGGcccccgctcactcagtccctgcttgctccggcccaaagatttatttattattatacataagtacactgtagctggcttctaacacaccagaagagggcatcagatctcaatatgtgtggttgtgagccatcatgggattgctgggatttgaactcaggaccttcggaagaccagtcagtgctcttacccactgagccatctcgccagcctggatTTGTTCTTTATAGCCACCACAAATATTGGTTGTCTCTCTGATGATAGTTATTCTATTAGGTAATGCTATTGCCATCTTTTCAAGTAgttacatttttatctttcttggtttttgtttgtttgtttgtttgtttttgtacgGGGTttttggccatcctggaactcactttgtgaactaggctggcctttaactcaaaAATactgtatgtatgatgtataaaGAACTCTTAGATACCAataatggaggaggaggaggaggagggggaggaggaggaggaggaggaggagaaagaagaaaaggaggaggagaaaggtaggaggaggaggagaagaagaagaagaagaaggagaagaaggaggaggaggaagaagaggaggagaaggaggaggaggagaaagacactGCTAAAAGCATAAAGGTTTACATTTGGACTGTCAATGCTTTCATGGATCTGTATACAAAATGTACCTTGAAGTTTTGACTTTACAGTAGTGTTTATTTGAAAAGGATTCAATAGAAACTAGAATTTGATACTTGGTAGTTTAGATATCAATGTGCATTTTTCAattaaggttttcttttaaagatttattcatttattttatgtatacgagtacattgtagctgtacagatggttgtgagccatcatgtggttgctgggaattgaattcaggacctctgctcacactagtcaaccccgcttgctccagtcagccctgcttgctctggtgcccaaagatttatttattattataaacaagtacactgtagctgtcttcagatatatcagaagagggcatcagatctcattatggatggttgtgagccatcatgtggttgctgggatttgaactcaggaccttcagaagagcagtcagtgctcttaactgctaagccatctcttcagctcccaattaaggtatttttaaaattaaaaaaacagtaTTCATTCTGAGTGTGTGCGTGGtgctcctgtggaggtcagaggtcaactatGGTAGTCGGTTCTCTCctcaccatgtggttcctgagagcggaactcaggtcctcaggcttccGGCAAGGGGGACCATCTCTCAGGCATCTAAAGCAAGATATTTTATGATGGCACAGATCTATAaccccagcagaggcaggaagatggctgcAAGAACAGCTTCAGTTAAAtagggagtttgagaccagcctgggttacatgtcAGGATGCCAAGATGTCATTTGGAAAGGCAAAAATGAGCCAGAGCAATGGCTTTAGTGGTCAAGAGCTccagcagaggacctgggttcggttcccagacagtggctcacaaccacctctaactccagctccaggaggtctGATGTCTTCTTCCGGCCTCCTTGGGCATCAGGCAAGAATGTGCTATACTcaaatacatgcagacaaacac
This window contains:
- the Mien1 gene encoding migration and invasion enhancer 1, which gives rise to MSGEPGQVSVVPPPGEVEAGSGVHIVVEYCKPCGFEATYLELASAVKEEYPGIEIESRLGGTGAFEIEINGQLVFSKLENGGFPYEKDLMEAIRKASNGEPLEKITNSRPPCVIL
- the Erbb2 gene encoding receptor tyrosine-protein kinase erbB-2 isoform X1; protein product: MELAAWCRWGFLLALLPPGAAGTQVCTGTDMKLRLPASPETHLDMLRHLYQGCQVVQGNLELTYLPANASLSFLQDIQEVQGYMLIAHNRVKHVPLQRLRIVRGTQLFEDKYALAVLDNRDPLDNSTTVAPGRIPEGLRELQLRSLTEILKGGVLIRGNPQLCYQDVILWKDVFRKNNQLAPVDVDTNRSRACPPCSPTCKDNHCWGESPEDCQILTGTICTSGCARCKGRLPTDCCHEQCAAGCTGPKHSDCLACLHFNHSGICELHCPALVTYNTDTFESMLNPEGRYTFGASCVTTCPYNYLSTEVGSCTLVCPPNNQEITAEDGTQRCEKCSKPCARVCYGLGMEHLRGARAITSDNIQEFTGCKKIFGSLAFLPESFDGNPSSGIAPLKPEHLQVFETLEEITGYLYISAWPESLHDLSVFQNLRVIRGRILHDGAYSLTLQGLGIHSLGLRSLRELGSGLALIHRNTHLCFVHTVPWDQLFRNPHQALLHSGNRPEEECGLEGLVCNSLCSHGHCWGPGPTQCVNCTQFLRGQECVEECRVWKGLPREYVSDKHCLPCHPECQPQNSSETCFGSEADQCAACAHYKDSSFCVARCPSGVKPDLSYMPIWKYPDEEGICQPCPINCTHSCVDLDERGCPAEQRASPVTFIIATVVGVLLFLIIVVVVGILIKRRRQKIRKYTMRRLLQETEVRHGKGLLVLPHPQPQALQLPQHGTHPTTLSLQLVEPLTPSGAVPNQAQMRILKETELRKVKVLGSGAFGTVYKGIWIPDGENVKIPVAIKVLRENTSPKANKEILDEAYVMAGVGSPYVSRLLGICLTSTVQLVTQLMPYGCLLDHVREHRGRLGSQDLLNWCVQIAKGMSYLEDVRLVHRDLAARNVLVKSPNHVKITDFGLARLLDIDETEYHADGGKVPIKWMALESILRRRFTHQSDVWSYGVTVWELMTFGAKPYDGIPAREIPDLLEKGERLPQPPICTIDVYMIMVKCWMIDSECRPRFRELVSEFSRMARDPQRFVVIQNEDLGPSSPMDSTFYRSLLEDDDMGDLVDAEEYLVPQQGFFSPDPAPGTGSTAHRRHRSSSTRSGGGELTLGLEPPEEDPPRSPLAPSEGAGSDVFDGDLAVGVTKGLQSLSPHDLSPLQRYSEDPTLPLPPETDGYVAPLACSPQPEYVNQPEVRPQPPLTPEGPPPPVRPGGATLERPKTLSPGKNGVVKDVFAFGGAVENPEYLAPREGTASQPHPSPAFSPAFDNLYYWDQNSSEQGPPPSTFEGTPTAENPEYLGLDVPV